A DNA window from Agarivorans sp. TSD2052 contains the following coding sequences:
- a CDS encoding AraC family transcriptional regulator: protein MKDLIKACLLLPPIGKDQYLRLHLNHEDTQNPLARVSEARLLALWHLLAEFSPSDDFGLILGQTIDPQSKGLLASWVSQSDNLGEALNVFQQNIALMNASERWEIEHDQKICSLTLYIDENRGYPYQAIERSMAALVSWARALSSDYLSIQSASFTFKQPAYLDKYIAIFGENLSFNDTQNRLSFSSKLLEHPITTGNRYLKSVMAKSASEALDTIKHPQKIKNQVAEIIGEHLTEGHIIRVDDLSAQLHMSRQTLYRRLEQEKTSFVAIVDQIRKKRAATLIRAGKLTILEISYSLGFSDSSSFHKAFKRWFGVTPREYTPPPE, encoded by the coding sequence ATGAAGGACTTGATCAAGGCGTGTCTATTGCTTCCTCCCATCGGCAAAGATCAGTACCTGCGTTTACACCTAAACCATGAAGATACACAAAACCCCTTAGCTCGTGTTTCAGAGGCCCGTCTATTAGCGCTGTGGCATCTGTTAGCAGAATTTAGCCCATCTGATGATTTCGGACTAATTTTAGGCCAAACGATTGACCCTCAGTCAAAAGGTTTATTGGCCAGTTGGGTGAGCCAATCTGATAACCTTGGAGAAGCGTTGAATGTTTTTCAACAAAACATTGCCTTGATGAACGCCTCTGAACGCTGGGAAATTGAACATGATCAAAAAATCTGCTCACTAACGCTTTATATTGACGAAAATAGGGGCTATCCCTACCAAGCTATTGAACGCAGTATGGCCGCATTAGTATCATGGGCTAGAGCGCTCAGCTCGGACTATCTCTCCATCCAAAGTGCTAGTTTTACTTTTAAGCAACCCGCTTATCTAGACAAATACATCGCAATTTTTGGCGAAAACTTAAGCTTTAACGACACTCAAAACCGGCTGTCATTCTCCTCAAAATTGCTTGAACACCCCATAACAACTGGCAACCGTTACCTAAAATCTGTCATGGCTAAGTCAGCCTCCGAGGCATTAGATACCATTAAACACCCACAAAAAATCAAAAACCAGGTAGCAGAGATAATCGGAGAGCATCTTACTGAAGGCCATATTATTCGAGTTGATGATCTCAGCGCGCAATTGCATATGAGTCGCCAAACGTTGTATCGCAGACTAGAGCAAGAAAAGACCAGCTTCGTGGCTATCGTTGACCAGATCAGAAAAAAGCGTGCAGCAACGCTAATTAGAGCGGGAAAATTAACTATTCTTGAAATTAGCTATAGCCTAGGTTTTAGCGACAGCAGCAGTTTTCACAAGGCTTTTAAGAGATGGTTTGGTGTCACGCCTAGGGAGTACACCCCTCCTCCAGAGTAA
- a CDS encoding PKD domain-containing protein has translation MNFSILNIQSTFVENTLNWLTVRHLGNLSNATLIAMLLSSCGGGGGDAETVVVSQIPYIEKAYFRDRDATIDQLSGAIHMSIRNAQGEAFTENLDVSVYWLDQQARPVGDPILQLVLNHPYNVALPNNTSVPEGVNKLLLLINNEDPQLAKQAVVKFDDFKGNAEVSGSGGNEKEAWYYGVDRPKILAYKSAAAGGTCQYDNGLVAVSDMNNRRDTNWESGVYSPGPNQVNEAAYPPYQFLCGESPINEYKAISDEIGVWTYSTLNDAMFYGTFVYDTFLKHLGEPPLEDKIRLRVHYGYEFIVDAFWDGTYASFSDGYPSQYSTASLDVIAHEVAHGVLSRVSALTLFPNQLSVDGRTLHEAFSDISGVLIKHEFQYDEADHLWIHGAESHGATRRLDSITTESAAVASYFDYSEAGDNYYLRIGLITYPFYLLSNQWGVASAYQVFLHAAKTCWQADSTLPDAAKCIIESAGELGLPTQDVVTAFKAVKIKLFEEGVLSHFTHSTHGLQSEFTDNSQSTSVVSQWQWEFGDGSVSGEPNPVHQFATAGDYTVILKVLDQSGDQDTFQRIVTVTNE, from the coding sequence GTGAATTTTAGCATCTTAAATATCCAGTCCACCTTTGTGGAAAACACACTTAACTGGCTTACAGTTAGGCATCTAGGGAATTTATCAAACGCCACGCTAATCGCGATGTTGTTGTCTTCTTGTGGCGGTGGTGGAGGCGATGCAGAGACCGTGGTGGTTAGCCAAATCCCATATATAGAAAAAGCTTACTTTAGAGATAGAGACGCCACCATTGACCAGCTATCTGGCGCTATTCATATGAGCATTCGCAATGCTCAAGGGGAAGCGTTTACTGAAAATTTGGATGTCAGCGTATATTGGTTAGACCAACAAGCGCGGCCGGTGGGTGATCCGATACTCCAATTGGTATTAAACCATCCCTATAATGTGGCGCTGCCAAATAATACTTCGGTGCCGGAAGGTGTTAACAAATTATTATTGCTTATCAACAATGAAGACCCGCAATTGGCTAAGCAGGCTGTTGTAAAGTTTGATGATTTTAAAGGTAATGCAGAAGTTTCAGGTTCTGGCGGGAATGAAAAGGAAGCTTGGTACTATGGAGTAGATCGACCCAAAATACTTGCTTATAAATCGGCAGCTGCAGGGGGAACCTGCCAATATGATAATGGGCTGGTTGCTGTTTCAGATATGAACAATCGCAGGGACACAAATTGGGAAAGTGGGGTCTACTCGCCGGGACCTAATCAGGTGAATGAAGCGGCCTATCCGCCATACCAGTTCTTATGTGGTGAATCGCCAATCAATGAATATAAAGCAATATCTGACGAAATAGGCGTGTGGACATATTCAACATTGAATGACGCGATGTTTTACGGAACCTTTGTATATGACACTTTCCTTAAGCATTTGGGCGAGCCTCCGCTAGAAGACAAGATTCGTTTAAGAGTGCACTACGGTTACGAATTTATTGTTGATGCATTTTGGGACGGTACCTACGCCAGTTTTAGTGATGGTTATCCTAGTCAGTATTCTACCGCGTCACTCGACGTCATTGCCCATGAAGTGGCTCATGGCGTGTTGAGCCGAGTGTCTGCCTTAACACTATTTCCTAACCAATTGAGTGTTGATGGGAGAACTCTACACGAGGCCTTTTCTGACATATCAGGGGTGTTAATTAAGCATGAATTTCAATATGACGAAGCGGATCATCTTTGGATTCATGGTGCTGAATCTCATGGGGCAACCCGACGTTTAGATTCTATCACCACTGAATCTGCCGCAGTGGCTAGCTATTTTGACTACAGCGAGGCTGGTGACAACTATTACCTTCGTATTGGATTAATCACTTATCCGTTTTATTTGCTATCGAATCAATGGGGAGTGGCGTCTGCATATCAGGTGTTTTTACATGCAGCGAAGACTTGCTGGCAAGCCGATTCTACATTACCCGATGCCGCCAAATGTATTATTGAGTCAGCCGGAGAGCTAGGCCTGCCAACTCAAGACGTGGTTACGGCGTTTAAGGCAGTGAAAATAAAGTTATTTGAAGAAGGGGTGTTAAGTCACTTTACGCATAGTACCCATGGGCTTCAGAGCGAGTTCACGGATAATAGCCAAAGTACTAGCGTAGTGTCTCAATGGCAGTGGGAATTTGGTGATGGTTCAGTGTCTGGCGAACCTAATCCTGTTCACCAATTCGCTACTGCTGGAGATTACACGGTGATATTGAAGGTGCTTGATCAATCAGGTGACCAAGATACGTTCCAACGCATTGTCACTGTGACAAATGAATAA
- a CDS encoding DUF3592 domain-containing protein gives MVRQRCVGDAYHSGVFIFITGLVGKEEAKQSKTWPVAIATLERCYLKHHTSNKSVRYYAPAIQCRFSVGGNVYTGTEYDFSADYTTRAKAQAKLDEISALKQLMIRYKPSDPFTNVYKPGMHAVHFIRQLIGFTAVLISSLSMLGIIRY, from the coding sequence TTGGTTAGACAACGTTGCGTGGGTGATGCTTATCATTCTGGTGTATTTATTTTTATTACTGGGCTTGTGGGTAAAGAAGAGGCTAAACAGAGCAAAACTTGGCCAGTAGCCATTGCCACCCTAGAGCGTTGTTATCTCAAACATCATACCTCTAACAAATCTGTTCGCTACTATGCGCCGGCTATTCAATGCCGTTTCTCAGTGGGGGGGAACGTGTATACAGGGACCGAATATGATTTTAGCGCTGATTACACTACGCGCGCCAAAGCGCAGGCTAAGCTTGATGAAATATCAGCCTTAAAGCAGTTAATGATTCGCTATAAGCCTAGTGACCCGTTTACCAATGTCTATAAACCGGGCATGCATGCAGTCCATTTCATCAGACAGCTGATAGGGTTTACAGCGGTATTAATATCTAGCCTGAGTATGTTAGGCATTATTCGTTATTGA